One genomic region from Spirosoma sp. KCTC 42546 encodes:
- a CDS encoding NUDIX hydrolase, whose amino-acid sequence MNPDNDPQPWQVESSEYIHQLPWFTVRKDAIRMENGGVIPNYFVFEYPNWINVVAVTTEGQLVLIRQYRHGIAGVHYELCAGVVDPGEEPLVAAQRELLEETGFGGGTWQLLMTLSANPGTHANLTYAFLATGVELKQAQHLENTEEITVHIISQERAWEIINTGEMMQALHLAPLLKYLSEPGFV is encoded by the coding sequence ATGAATCCAGACAATGATCCCCAGCCCTGGCAGGTTGAATCCTCCGAATACATTCATCAGTTACCGTGGTTTACAGTTCGTAAAGATGCCATTCGGATGGAGAATGGGGGAGTTATTCCTAATTATTTTGTTTTTGAGTATCCTAACTGGATCAACGTAGTGGCCGTTACCACAGAAGGTCAACTGGTACTCATTCGGCAGTATCGTCATGGCATTGCCGGAGTTCACTATGAGCTTTGTGCAGGCGTGGTTGACCCCGGCGAAGAGCCTCTTGTAGCCGCCCAGCGCGAATTGCTGGAAGAAACGGGCTTTGGTGGTGGCACCTGGCAGCTCCTTATGACACTCTCTGCAAATCCGGGCACCCATGCAAACCTGACCTATGCCTTTCTGGCAACGGGGGTTGAGTTAAAACAGGCGCAGCACCTAGAAAATACCGAAGAAATCACGGTGCATATAATTTCCCAGGAACGGGCCTGGGAAATTATCAATACCGGCGAAATGATGCAGGCTTTGCATTTGGCCCCGTTATTGAAATACCTGTCGGAACCGGGATTTGTATGA
- a CDS encoding nucleoside hydrolase — MKKVPILIDCDPGHDDAVMLMLAIGSDFFDIKAITTSAGNQTQQKTLTNALKLKELLGSDIPIYKGCDKPLFRELIIADYVHGEMGMDGPILPDPKLKPESLSAIEAMASILAESEEPITLVPTGPLTNIATFLLAYPHLKPKIERISLMGGGGFRGNMTPTAEFNIYVDPEAASIVFNSGVPITMCGLDVTHKALVFQEDIERFRSIGNQSGKVVAELMDFFSIFYRRERPELEGGAALHDPCAIAWLIDPTMFTSKSCFVDVEVAGKLTLGTTVVDFFDVLKKTPNTEFVYDIDREKYINLIYEAVQKLP; from the coding sequence ATGAAAAAGGTACCCATACTTATCGACTGCGATCCCGGCCACGATGATGCTGTTATGCTTATGCTGGCCATTGGCAGCGATTTTTTCGATATCAAAGCTATAACCACTTCGGCCGGAAATCAGACTCAGCAGAAGACCCTTACTAACGCCTTAAAGCTTAAAGAATTACTTGGTTCTGATATTCCAATTTATAAAGGTTGCGATAAACCCCTTTTTCGGGAGCTGATCATTGCCGATTATGTACACGGTGAGATGGGTATGGATGGCCCGATATTACCTGATCCCAAGCTAAAGCCAGAGTCCTTATCGGCTATAGAAGCGATGGCGAGTATTCTAGCTGAAAGCGAGGAGCCAATAACGCTTGTGCCCACCGGCCCACTTACCAACATTGCTACCTTTCTATTGGCTTATCCACACTTGAAACCAAAAATCGAACGAATCTCGCTGATGGGTGGTGGTGGCTTCCGGGGGAATATGACGCCCACGGCTGAGTTCAACATCTACGTAGACCCTGAAGCGGCTTCTATAGTGTTCAATTCCGGGGTTCCTATTACCATGTGTGGCCTGGATGTGACACACAAGGCGCTGGTTTTTCAGGAGGATATCGAACGGTTCCGATCCATCGGCAATCAATCGGGAAAGGTGGTTGCAGAACTGATGGATTTCTTTTCCATTTTCTACCGCCGTGAACGTCCGGAACTGGAAGGTGGGGCTGCCTTGCATGATCCCTGCGCTATTGCCTGGCTGATTGACCCAACAATGTTTACGTCAAAGTCGTGTTTTGTGGATGTTGAAGTGGCAGGGAAATTGACCCTGGGTACTACGGTTGTCGATTTTTTCGATGTGTTGAAGAAAACCCCGAATACCGAGTTCGTTTACGACATTGACCGGGAGAAATACATCAATCTGATTTATGAGGCTGTTCAAAAACTGCCTTAA